The Kordia sp. SMS9 genome window below encodes:
- a CDS encoding MORN repeat-containing protein — MKNIITILLFCFVCQFTMAQKIDMENAPRNPIGFKHKKEHFFLRGDIYTSSGKIFDRQGNLVYNYGTRYYYDTNGKIIGNNYDDTFEYDSKGNIVLFKYKSGSVSNYRFNNKNLLTYEKNTYGEEKIYTYDSKDRLIKTVVNKKGVFFQQRDYSYSKKGKNVIVSLQYTKANGQAGFKGKYYYKNGFLIKEELASGTYEYTVDVDTKGNKINFYTANDPKAKHYKTFNRYFSDANKPMELEYGYYIPGDKKTGKKLTTAYINGERSQDIIISKGVKANEKILYDGLTKTYYAIPNVNPDTDTIDKRVTATNVLSKGETMLSYAHDGKFINYVYGQNKVKSRDFAFLGPHMVDYRVDKTLGRTYVVRDYQNKKSQAVKKMELSTTDEASILYLRELEKDNFFIVVKGKHIDYKKARFEYLTNGDPVIFIDDEPLYILTGFRTAQNNQILHGRVYNGELDNKQNTTTSTSNTTKNTDGLNCVDGDCKEGWGKVKVGDILTEATFKNSAIEGVAYITYPNNAYYHGQYQNNRRHGMGYYKWSNGNIYVGGWKDGKQHGLGYTMNSKNKITSAGLFENGKLIEKSAQNYKDGKKTGKCTGDCVNGFGKYEYTNGDTYWGFFKAGKRFGVGTYLWSNKSAYTGAYTADGKRNGYGMYTYVDRSVFKGIFVDDRINGLGMMKYNTSGNTVRGVFNNKGAKVKDY; from the coding sequence ATGAAGAATATCATCACAATTTTACTTTTCTGTTTTGTCTGTCAATTCACGATGGCGCAAAAAATAGACATGGAAAATGCACCGCGAAATCCGATAGGTTTCAAACACAAAAAAGAACATTTTTTCTTGCGAGGAGACATCTACACTTCTAGTGGAAAAATATTTGACAGACAAGGGAACTTAGTTTACAACTACGGAACGCGTTATTATTACGATACAAACGGAAAAATTATAGGCAACAATTATGATGATACCTTCGAATATGATTCAAAAGGAAACATTGTGTTGTTCAAATACAAAAGCGGAAGTGTGAGTAATTACAGGTTCAATAATAAAAATTTATTAACGTATGAGAAAAACACGTACGGTGAAGAAAAAATATATACTTACGATTCAAAAGACAGATTGATCAAAACAGTGGTAAATAAAAAAGGGGTTTTCTTCCAACAACGCGATTATTCATACAGTAAAAAAGGAAAAAATGTGATCGTTTCGTTACAATACACCAAAGCAAATGGACAAGCTGGATTCAAAGGAAAATACTATTACAAAAACGGGTTTTTAATCAAAGAGGAATTGGCTTCTGGAACCTATGAATATACAGTAGATGTAGATACGAAAGGCAATAAAATTAATTTTTACACCGCAAATGATCCCAAAGCAAAACACTATAAAACGTTCAATCGCTACTTCAGTGACGCCAACAAACCAATGGAATTGGAATATGGATATTACATTCCTGGCGATAAAAAAACGGGCAAAAAACTTACAACAGCATACATCAATGGCGAACGCTCACAAGATATTATCATCAGCAAAGGTGTAAAGGCAAATGAAAAAATACTGTATGATGGATTGACAAAAACGTACTACGCCATTCCAAATGTAAATCCTGATACAGACACGATTGACAAACGCGTTACGGCAACCAACGTACTTTCCAAAGGTGAAACGATGTTGAGTTATGCGCATGATGGGAAATTCATCAATTACGTATACGGACAAAACAAAGTGAAATCGCGCGACTTTGCATTTTTAGGACCGCACATGGTAGATTATCGTGTAGATAAAACGCTGGGAAGAACGTACGTAGTTCGCGATTACCAAAACAAAAAAAGTCAGGCAGTAAAAAAAATGGAGCTATCTACTACTGATGAAGCTTCTATTTTATACTTGCGTGAATTGGAAAAAGATAACTTCTTCATCGTTGTCAAAGGAAAACACATTGATTATAAAAAAGCACGTTTTGAATACCTAACCAATGGCGATCCTGTAATTTTTATTGATGACGAACCGTTGTACATTCTCACAGGTTTTCGAACGGCTCAAAACAATCAAATTTTGCACGGACGCGTGTACAATGGCGAATTAGACAACAAGCAAAATACAACAACTTCCACTTCAAATACAACCAAAAATACAGACGGTTTAAACTGTGTTGATGGCGATTGCAAAGAAGGTTGGGGAAAAGTAAAAGTAGGCGATATTCTTACAGAAGCAACGTTTAAAAATAGTGCCATTGAAGGTGTGGCGTACATTACATATCCTAACAATGCATATTACCACGGACAATACCAAAACAACCGTCGTCATGGAATGGGATATTACAAATGGTCCAATGGAAACATCTATGTTGGTGGTTGGAAAGATGGCAAACAACACGGTTTGGGCTATACGATGAACAGTAAAAACAAAATAACAAGTGCAGGACTTTTTGAAAATGGAAAACTCATAGAAAAATCGGCACAAAACTACAAAGACGGAAAAAAAACAGGCAAATGTACAGGCGATTGTGTCAACGGATTTGGGAAATATGAATACACCAATGGCGATACGTACTGGGGATTTTTCAAAGCCGGAAAGCGCTTCGGAGTTGGTACGTATTTATGGAGTAACAAAAGTGCCTACACAGGCGCGTACACTGCCGATGGAAAACGAAATGGCTACGGAATGTACACCTACGTAGATCGTTCGGTATTTAAAGGAATATTTGTTGACGATCGTATTAACGGACTCGGCATGATGAAATACAACACATCTGGTAACACGGTTAGAGGCGTTTTCAATAACAAAGGCGCAAAAGTGAAAGATTACTAA
- a CDS encoding class I SAM-dependent methyltransferase: protein MHWKIKASLQKVLHFTKIGDQLNHIPATLRKAYHKNVCLYQFYECIRKFEASEIQFNANRETSVLEIGTGYSFIAPVVLFLLGFDKIVTVDISKDVSIKTFQKQVQYLNDETLLQLLAEKGKRSLSDIQQKLVEIESFQTLEKVTEYCHITYIPKYTLQAIEKVDTAFDYICSQVVFEHIPPEFLEKLFSKMKHWLTEDGCAVHTINFIDHFANPGFFQDTNISEFNFLKYSDKTWNFWAGNDIAYTNRLSYLYYLELCEVNNLHIVDFIGENYRVHHPLLAEEIHEDVIKKYKQLANVAAICKYQRGTLIFKKIKKPKLAL from the coding sequence ATGCATTGGAAAATAAAGGCGAGTTTGCAGAAAGTATTGCATTTTACAAAAATTGGCGATCAACTGAACCATATTCCAGCGACACTTCGTAAAGCGTATCACAAAAATGTGTGTTTGTATCAATTTTATGAATGCATTCGAAAGTTTGAAGCTTCTGAAATTCAATTCAATGCTAACCGCGAAACATCAGTGTTAGAAATTGGCACAGGATATTCTTTCATTGCGCCTGTAGTGTTGTTTTTATTAGGATTTGACAAAATTGTTACGGTTGATATTTCCAAAGATGTTTCTATCAAAACGTTTCAAAAACAAGTTCAGTATTTAAATGATGAAACATTGCTTCAACTCCTAGCAGAAAAGGGGAAACGTAGCTTATCAGACATTCAACAAAAATTAGTGGAAATTGAGTCGTTTCAAACACTTGAAAAAGTAACAGAATATTGCCACATTACTTACATTCCAAAATATACCTTACAAGCTATTGAAAAGGTAGATACTGCGTTTGATTACATTTGTTCACAAGTTGTTTTTGAGCACATTCCGCCCGAATTCCTAGAAAAATTATTCTCCAAAATGAAGCATTGGTTGACTGAAGATGGTTGCGCTGTACACACGATTAATTTTATAGATCATTTTGCCAATCCAGGATTTTTTCAAGATACAAACATTTCAGAGTTTAACTTTTTAAAATATTCTGATAAAACGTGGAATTTTTGGGCAGGAAACGACATTGCGTACACGAATCGCTTGTCATATTTGTATTATTTGGAATTATGTGAAGTCAACAATTTACACATTGTTGATTTTATTGGTGAAAATTACCGAGTGCATCATCCGTTACTTGCAGAAGAAATTCACGAAGATGTCATCAAAAAATACAAACAACTTGCTAACGTAGCAGCTATTTGTAAATACCAGCGTGGAACGTTGATTTTTAAAAAAATAAAAAAGCCAAAGCTTGCACTTTGA
- a CDS encoding DUF4345 domain-containing protein, which produces MKEVHKNLHLSLSTAAILVVGVTYGLYPSTFLPLFFDFSVEGTDLNHVFRAMMGCYFALGIYWGYSILFQKHWRSATYSVVFFMGGLAAGRLLSMLVDGIPSTAFTVGTFLEILFVIWGVYNLKVYGKE; this is translated from the coding sequence TTGAAAGAAGTACATAAAAATCTGCATCTCTCGCTCTCTACGGCTGCCATTTTAGTAGTTGGTGTCACATACGGACTCTATCCAAGTACTTTTTTGCCGCTTTTTTTCGATTTTAGCGTTGAAGGCACAGATCTCAATCACGTTTTTAGAGCCATGATGGGTTGCTATTTTGCATTGGGAATTTATTGGGGCTACAGCATTCTTTTTCAAAAACATTGGCGCAGTGCTACCTATTCTGTCGTCTTTTTTATGGGCGGATTGGCTGCAGGACGCTTGTTAAGCATGTTGGTTGATGGCATTCCTTCTACAGCATTCACTGTGGGTACCTTTTTAGAAATTCTATTTGTAATTTGGGGAGTTTATAATTTAAAAGTCTACGGGAAAGAATAA
- a CDS encoding FAD-dependent oxidoreductase, giving the protein MKKEAYKIYIVGAGISGLIAAKVLEANGYHPEIIEATDRVGGRVKTDIVDDYQLDHGFQVLLTSYPAAQKYLDYEALNLQKFLPGATIFTQGTQKTIGDPLRNFSLLFPTLLSGIGNFSDKLKVLKLNSNLKKKSLDDIFAQPETTTLAHLQKLGFSDEMISKFFKPFFSGIFLEPNLETSNRMFEFVYKMFGDGFAALPKAGIEAIPKQLKSTLQHTKFHFNTRVQAIEDGKITLENGTVLESHFTIVATEASSLISNLKSQETAWKSCEALYFETSKRTISKPLIGLAADETLLINNIFFHHSLPTASIGTKELLSVTVVKAHNLSEEFLIKKVQEELQQYCGITNCTFLKRYTIPKALPNLQQLQYSMSPSETRLTTQVFLAGDVQLNGSLNAAMLAGEAAALGVIEALGNLVNPDHLKSEYL; this is encoded by the coding sequence ATGAAAAAAGAAGCGTACAAAATTTATATTGTAGGTGCAGGAATTAGCGGATTGATCGCTGCAAAAGTGTTGGAAGCAAACGGATATCATCCTGAAATTATAGAAGCAACCGATCGTGTTGGCGGACGTGTAAAGACAGATATTGTCGATGATTATCAGCTAGATCACGGTTTTCAAGTATTGTTGACTTCCTATCCTGCGGCTCAGAAATATTTGGATTATGAAGCGCTCAATTTACAAAAGTTTCTACCTGGTGCCACAATTTTCACTCAAGGAACACAAAAAACCATTGGCGATCCGTTGCGAAATTTTTCGTTGCTGTTTCCTACGCTTCTCTCTGGCATTGGAAATTTCTCAGATAAACTGAAAGTACTCAAATTGAATTCAAACTTAAAAAAGAAATCATTAGACGATATTTTCGCGCAGCCAGAAACGACAACGTTGGCACATTTGCAAAAACTAGGTTTTTCGGACGAAATGATTTCAAAATTTTTCAAACCGTTCTTTAGTGGAATTTTCCTAGAGCCAAATTTAGAAACATCCAACCGAATGTTTGAGTTTGTGTATAAAATGTTTGGCGACGGTTTTGCTGCGCTACCAAAAGCAGGAATTGAAGCGATTCCCAAACAGCTAAAATCAACCTTACAACACACAAAATTTCACTTTAATACTCGTGTACAAGCGATTGAAGATGGAAAAATTACCTTAGAAAATGGCACCGTTTTAGAAAGTCATTTTACCATTGTTGCCACAGAAGCGAGTTCGTTAATTTCAAATTTAAAGTCGCAAGAAACTGCTTGGAAATCCTGTGAAGCTTTGTATTTTGAGACTTCCAAACGCACGATTTCAAAACCGTTGATCGGTTTGGCTGCTGATGAAACATTGCTTATCAATAATATCTTTTTTCATCACAGTTTGCCAACAGCTTCTATAGGAACTAAAGAATTGTTGTCTGTAACTGTTGTGAAAGCTCATAATTTATCTGAAGAATTTTTAATTAAAAAAGTACAAGAAGAATTGCAACAATATTGCGGCATTACCAATTGTACGTTTTTAAAACGATATACCATTCCGAAAGCCTTGCCCAATTTGCAACAATTACAATACAGCATGTCGCCATCGGAAACACGTTTGACAACACAAGTTTTCCTTGCGGGAGATGTACAACTAAACGGTTCGCTCAATGCTGCGATGCTTGCGGGTGAAGCTGCCGCTTTGGGCGTGATTGAAGCCTTAGGGAATTTGGTAAATCCTGATCATTTAAAATCTGAATATTTATGA
- a CDS encoding DinB family protein: MKLAEQIAKHFKEVHVGGNWTASNVKAVLEGITYEQATTKVKNLNTIVTLTYHIHYYVAAVLKVFQGEALQAKDAHSFDHPEINSQAEWEAFVANVLKTAEDFTTHLEKLPEDCFDQPFTDEKYGSYYRNMHGIIEHTHYHLGQIAVLKKLV, translated from the coding sequence ATGAAACTAGCGGAACAAATTGCAAAACATTTTAAGGAAGTGCATGTTGGTGGAAACTGGACAGCTTCCAACGTAAAAGCTGTTTTAGAAGGAATTACATACGAACAAGCAACGACGAAAGTGAAAAATTTGAATACGATTGTAACCTTAACCTATCACATTCATTATTATGTGGCTGCGGTGTTAAAAGTATTTCAAGGCGAAGCATTACAAGCGAAAGACGCACATAGTTTTGATCATCCAGAAATTAATTCACAAGCAGAATGGGAAGCTTTTGTGGCAAACGTTTTGAAAACTGCAGAAGATTTTACAACACATTTGGAAAAGTTACCCGAAGACTGTTTCGATCAACCTTTTACCGATGAAAAATACGGAAGCTACTACCGAAACATGCACGGCATTATTGAACATACACATTATCATTTAGGACAAATTGCGGTATTGAAGAAGCTTGTATAG
- the corA gene encoding magnesium/cobalt transporter CorA yields MRPPFKKAKKPKKVTASKSLGKAPGEVVYMGDKENLETLLEVHEYTAETYNTYDSKQIKNILNTKGNNRVTWININGLNNATDITKIGEYFKIHPLILEDIVNTNQRPKIDEFENYIFVVLKMLYHNKQNELLTEHISFIIGTDYVLTFQETEEDIFQPIRQRFKNQASRLRSSGADYLAFSLMDAIIDNYAVVIESFGSKVEITEDELFLESSRDGISRDIQYLKHELLRLRRNILPSREVISRIVKSESKLITIKTHDYLKDLQDHILQINDNIDLYREMVWGLMDMHMTTISNKMNGIMKVLTIISTIFIPLTFIVGVYGMNFDNMPELQYKYGYFILWGIMVVLFLVLLLYFRRKKWL; encoded by the coding sequence TTGCGACCGCCGTTTAAAAAAGCCAAAAAGCCTAAAAAAGTAACTGCTTCCAAAAGTTTGGGAAAAGCTCCTGGTGAAGTTGTGTACATGGGCGATAAGGAAAATTTAGAAACCTTACTCGAAGTTCATGAATACACGGCAGAAACCTACAACACGTACGACAGCAAGCAAATAAAAAACATACTCAATACCAAAGGAAACAATCGCGTAACGTGGATTAATATCAACGGATTAAACAATGCTACGGACATTACTAAAATTGGCGAATACTTTAAAATTCATCCGTTAATTTTGGAAGACATCGTGAATACGAATCAGCGACCAAAAATTGACGAGTTTGAAAACTATATTTTTGTGGTGTTAAAAATGCTCTATCATAACAAACAAAACGAACTGCTTACGGAACATATTTCGTTTATTATTGGAACCGATTATGTGCTAACATTTCAAGAAACGGAAGAAGATATCTTTCAACCGATTCGTCAGCGTTTCAAAAATCAAGCAAGCCGATTGCGGAGTTCTGGCGCCGATTATTTGGCGTTTTCTTTGATGGATGCCATTATTGATAACTATGCTGTAGTGATTGAATCGTTTGGTTCTAAAGTAGAAATCACCGAAGACGAATTGTTCTTAGAAAGTTCGCGCGATGGAATTTCGAGAGACATTCAATACCTAAAACATGAATTATTACGCTTGCGCAGAAATATCTTGCCTTCGCGGGAAGTGATCAGTCGAATTGTAAAATCGGAGTCCAAACTCATCACCATCAAAACGCACGATTACTTAAAAGATTTGCAAGATCATATTTTACAAATCAACGACAACATAGATTTGTATCGCGAAATGGTTTGGGGATTAATGGACATGCACATGACCACTATTAGCAACAAAATGAATGGCATCATGAAAGTCTTAACCATCATTTCCACCATTTTTATTCCATTAACTTTTATTGTCGGTGTTTACGGAATGAACTTTGACAACATGCCCGAACTCCAGTATAAATACGGATATTTTATCCTTTGGGGAATTATGGTTGTACTCTTCTTAGTTTTATTATTGTACTTCCGTAGAAAAAAGTGGCTGTAA
- a CDS encoding mechanosensitive ion channel family protein: protein MTFPQTEFLFTFILLVIVILTLITIKKAIRKFSFVKAIEVNRRKVIFNLCFFIIYVIAGIILAIIWGIQFRDFTVFISSVLAVLGVGFFAQWSILSNLTSCFILFFYHPVRIGHRIQIIDKDYDWTGEVKNITAFYFFIKTDAGQNISLPNSLVMQKGIEILEEKQAPEEIVETPLQDEPKPANEDES, encoded by the coding sequence ATGACCTTTCCGCAAACCGAATTCCTATTCACCTTCATTCTTTTGGTCATCGTAATTTTGACCTTGATTACGATTAAAAAAGCCATACGAAAATTTAGCTTTGTCAAAGCCATTGAAGTCAATCGCAGAAAAGTAATTTTCAATCTTTGTTTCTTTATAATTTACGTAATTGCAGGAATCATTCTCGCGATTATTTGGGGAATTCAATTCCGAGATTTTACGGTATTTATTTCTTCCGTATTGGCAGTTTTAGGTGTCGGATTCTTTGCGCAATGGTCTATTTTGTCCAACCTAACTTCCTGTTTCATTCTCTTCTTTTACCATCCGGTTCGTATTGGACATCGCATACAAATCATTGATAAAGACTACGATTGGACAGGCGAGGTAAAGAATATTACGGCATTTTACTTTTTCATCAAAACAGATGCAGGACAAAATATTTCATTGCCAAACTCGCTTGTCATGCAAAAAGGGATTGAAATTTTAGAAGAAAAACAAGCTCCAGAAGAAATTGTAGAAACACCTTTGCAAGACGAGCCGAAACCAGCAAACGAAGACGAATCGTAA
- a CDS encoding mechanosensitive ion channel family protein, with the protein MQEGIKSSTKILTEKLENWWVLFIENLPNIAVAILVLFISYFISRFVYNITLKLIQGRIRQKAVAKLISRVISAFTVLLGLFLALSVMNLGESITGLLAGAGISGIVIGLAMQSTLSNTISGVVLSFRKNIRLGNWVETTGYAGEVIDIALNYLVLKEADNNIVVIPNKTILDNPIKNYSLTTRMRVTIECGIGYESDLEKVEHITKGVIADSFEQIDEAEDVEFYFTEFGGSSINFLCRFWIDAENALEKLRAKSTAIKKIKQAFVEEDINIPFPIRTLKFEDETLNVSNVEKSLEEA; encoded by the coding sequence ATGCAGGAAGGAATAAAATCATCAACAAAAATACTCACTGAAAAACTGGAAAATTGGTGGGTGCTATTCATAGAAAACTTACCCAACATAGCGGTAGCAATTTTAGTTTTATTTATTAGTTACTTTATATCACGTTTTGTGTATAATATTACCTTAAAACTAATTCAAGGACGCATACGACAAAAAGCTGTTGCTAAATTAATATCAAGAGTTATTTCAGCTTTTACGGTATTGCTCGGATTGTTTTTAGCACTTAGTGTTATGAATTTAGGAGAATCTATTACGGGCTTATTAGCTGGAGCAGGAATTTCAGGTATTGTAATTGGTTTGGCGATGCAAAGCACACTTTCCAATACCATTTCGGGAGTTGTGTTATCGTTTAGAAAAAACATACGACTCGGAAACTGGGTAGAAACTACAGGCTATGCAGGTGAAGTAATTGATATTGCGTTGAATTATTTAGTCTTGAAAGAAGCCGATAATAACATTGTAGTAATTCCTAATAAAACCATTTTAGACAACCCTATAAAAAACTATTCTTTAACAACGCGAATGCGTGTCACGATCGAATGTGGTATTGGGTACGAATCTGATTTAGAGAAAGTTGAACACATTACCAAAGGTGTCATTGCCGATTCGTTTGAACAAATAGATGAGGCAGAAGATGTAGAATTTTACTTTACCGAATTTGGCGGAAGCTCCATTAATTTCTTGTGTAGATTTTGGATTGATGCTGAAAATGCCTTAGAAAAACTAAGAGCAAAAAGTACGGCAATCAAAAAGATAAAACAGGCTTTTGTAGAAGAAGACATTAACATTCCATTCCCAATTCGTACGTTGAAATTTGAGGATGAAACCTTAAATGTTTCAAATGTGGAAAAATCCTTAGAAGAAGCTTAA
- a CDS encoding DUF1328 family protein, with the protein MLRWSITFIIIALIAGILGFGGIAGAAAGIAKILFFVFMVLFVVSLVTGRTRV; encoded by the coding sequence ATGTTACGTTGGTCAATTACCTTTATTATTATCGCATTAATCGCTGGAATTTTAGGTTTCGGTGGAATTGCTGGAGCAGCCGCAGGAATAGCAAAAATTTTATTCTTTGTGTTTATGGTACTGTTTGTCGTTTCATTGGTAACAGGACGAACTAGAGTATAA
- a CDS encoding SOS response-associated peptidase family protein, with translation MNYYLSNTASRTHIELTFGLPLKFPNIYKPRLVIKGHKEQSIPMITMEEPHVISEGIWGILPQNFEGDWKKFQQIKTTLHTNKEEIQKSVLYKEALSKRRCLILVTGFYIHHIIDNSIETFLVEKEPPKPLALAGVYNILEDGFLTCTVINTDINDTLSSETNLYNFMPLEIPSLFKNMWLNSKTDLEDIEKIIEKPYITKFKIQKIAS, from the coding sequence ATGAATTATTATTTATCAAATACTGCTAGTAGAACACATATCGAATTAACATTTGGATTGCCTTTAAAGTTTCCAAATATATACAAACCACGTTTGGTCATTAAAGGACACAAAGAACAGTCGATTCCTATGATAACGATGGAAGAACCACATGTGATCTCAGAAGGTATTTGGGGAATTTTACCGCAAAATTTTGAAGGCGACTGGAAAAAATTTCAACAAATCAAAACTACATTACATACCAATAAAGAAGAAATACAAAAAAGTGTGTTGTATAAGGAAGCATTGTCAAAACGTCGTTGTCTTATTTTGGTAACCGGATTTTATATACATCATATTATTGACAACAGTATTGAAACTTTTTTAGTGGAAAAAGAACCACCAAAACCGTTAGCGCTTGCAGGTGTTTATAATATTTTAGAAGACGGATTTTTAACTTGCACCGTGATTAATACGGACATTAATGATACTTTGTCTTCGGAAACAAACTTATACAATTTCATGCCATTAGAAATTCCTTCGTTGTTTAAAAATATGTGGCTGAATTCAAAAACAGATTTGGAAGATATCGAGAAAATTATTGAAAAACCGTATATCACCAAATTCAAAATTCAAAAAATAGCTTCCTAA
- a CDS encoding helix-turn-helix transcriptional regulator produces the protein MKIIRITASDTAETVQQIQEAIGGTIIERWGEHILKIDNNIAKGAIHFITFEWGGSLLEYNITFFEEIELIMDASEYNPIHFTYCLKGYCEHRFHDEKKRRKLEELQPSIITSKSGGFNHGFFPKDIYLHINVVQISRVKFIRKRLNDASILNQQLYEVFHDSYHENRFVYQGTYNLKLAELIDSLNNIEQKGMIRIMMIEGIVYQILSLHMIQHTKDIKARKNKAPLALAELDMIRQVAEQISNDVSKEYTLEQLAEETMLTQAKLQQGFKHLYARTVTEYIRHVRLEKARDLINDKDQNLNISQIVYTIGLSSRSYFSKIFKRKYGISPSEFLKNKQKARISA, from the coding sequence ATGAAAATAATTCGCATTACCGCATCTGATACCGCAGAAACGGTGCAACAAATCCAAGAAGCAATTGGCGGAACTATTATAGAAAGATGGGGCGAGCATATCTTGAAAATAGATAATAACATTGCCAAAGGTGCCATTCACTTTATTACGTTTGAATGGGGCGGAAGTCTGTTGGAATATAATATTACTTTTTTTGAGGAAATAGAATTGATCATGGATGCTTCCGAATACAATCCTATTCACTTTACGTATTGTTTGAAAGGTTATTGTGAACATCGTTTTCACGACGAAAAAAAGCGTAGAAAGTTAGAAGAATTACAACCGAGCATCATTACTTCAAAAAGCGGCGGATTCAATCACGGATTTTTCCCAAAAGATATATACTTGCATATCAATGTCGTGCAAATAAGTCGCGTGAAGTTTATCCGAAAACGTTTGAATGATGCTTCTATTTTGAATCAGCAATTGTATGAAGTGTTTCACGATTCGTATCATGAAAATCGTTTTGTATATCAAGGAACGTACAATTTAAAGTTGGCAGAATTGATAGATTCTTTAAACAACATTGAACAAAAAGGCATGATTCGCATTATGATGATTGAAGGGATTGTGTATCAAATTTTGTCATTACACATGATTCAACATACCAAAGACATCAAAGCGAGAAAAAATAAGGCGCCGTTGGCACTTGCTGAATTGGATATGATTCGCCAAGTAGCAGAACAAATTTCAAATGATGTTTCCAAAGAATATACGTTGGAACAGTTGGCAGAAGAAACAATGTTGACGCAAGCAAAGTTGCAACAGGGTTTTAAACATTTGTATGCACGAACGGTGACAGAATACATTCGTCATGTGCGCTTGGAAAAAGCAAGAGATTTAATTAATGATAAAGATCAAAATCTAAACATTTCACAAATTGTATATACAATTGGATTGAGCAGTCGCAGTTACTTTTCTAAAATATTCAAGCGTAAATATGGTATCAGTCCAAGTGAATTTTTAAAGAACAAACAAAAAGCCAGAATTTCAGCTTGA
- a CDS encoding DUF6268 family outer membrane beta-barrel protein, with amino-acid sequence MSNTFRVLLCLLIFCCSEVQAQLSDLARIDYTLIPNAKSNVEYSRFRALFNYPIKLKDDNTYLFLGLDYSNIHLRSEIDFPFNTRDLNDFQLLDFSIGYTTPLRNNWRLGVRFQPGFSTNLVADALSIKDVVLSGTIAFIKQGKKYNDKSTRLILGVTYGGNSGFNFPLPFVSYYKKFRPNWSYNLGIPKTNLQYYFSPKHRLKAYAQLDGFTSNLQREVPIIDGEAAESINLSLILTGLQYEYHFTKQLQFYARAAYILAINNELRSDNRDPIFSLDNEAKIYLRSGIKFKI; translated from the coding sequence ATGTCAAATACCTTTCGAGTTTTACTCTGCTTGCTCATCTTCTGTTGCTCAGAAGTACAGGCGCAGTTAAGCGATTTGGCACGTATTGATTACACGCTTATTCCCAACGCAAAATCGAATGTAGAATACTCCAGATTTAGAGCTTTGTTCAATTATCCAATCAAATTAAAAGACGATAATACCTATTTATTTTTAGGATTGGATTACAGCAATATTCACTTGCGATCGGAAATTGATTTTCCTTTTAATACTAGAGATTTAAATGATTTTCAACTGCTCGATTTTAGTATTGGATACACAACTCCATTGCGAAATAATTGGCGATTAGGAGTCCGATTTCAACCTGGATTTAGTACCAATTTAGTCGCAGATGCGTTGAGCATTAAAGATGTGGTCCTTTCGGGAACAATCGCTTTTATAAAACAAGGAAAAAAATACAATGACAAATCTACACGATTGATTTTAGGTGTAACGTATGGAGGAAATTCAGGATTTAATTTTCCGTTGCCTTTTGTCAGTTATTATAAAAAATTTCGCCCAAATTGGTCTTATAATTTAGGAATTCCGAAGACAAATTTGCAATACTATTTTTCACCAAAACACCGATTGAAAGCCTATGCGCAGTTGGATGGTTTTACGTCTAATTTACAACGAGAAGTTCCTATTATTGACGGAGAAGCCGCAGAAAGCATCAATTTATCGCTGATTTTGACAGGATTGCAATATGAATATCATTTTACCAAACAACTACAATTTTACGCACGCGCAGCATACATTCTTGCCATTAACAACGAATTGCGTAGTGACAACAGAGATCCTATTTTTTCGTTAGATAACGAAGCGAAAATCTACTTGCGATCAGGAATTAAGTTTAAGATTTAA